CTCCAGTCTTCGCACGGCTGCCTCCTCACCACACAGGTCACAACTACCACAGATGCTGCTGTCCTCTCCTTCAAAATCGGCCCCAGATCTGTCTACCCAAGGCCCCAGTGTGACTCAACGACCACATGCCTCCTTGCTGATGTCCCGACCTGGACTCCTGCACCAACAGCCCCTGCTCCACACTGCAGGCCCCAGCTCATGAAGTGTGGACCCTAGGGGAAGTGGAAGGTAGAGGCAGGCGAGGCTCACCTTGTGCTGGGCCAGCTCAGGCAGAGAGCGGCGCACGTGCTCCTGCAGGCGATACAGGGCCACGGACGGCTCATTGGCTAGGACATAGACGCTCTCGGTAAATTTGTCGGTGACTGGATCCAGGATTGACAGTCAGCCAGTCGGTGGGGTAAGGGGGGTACACAGGAACAGGGAGGACAAAGGGACAAAGCATCAGATTCCTGATTCATCAACCCAGGAGTCCAGCCAGAGCAGAGAGCGTTGTCCAGTGTCTCCCCCAGCAGCTGGGTCGCCTGTGGCCCCGGTGATGGATGGACTGAAGGAGATGGTCACAGCAGGGCCAAACACCTCCCACTGGGAGTCACAGAAGGATCTCAATTGCAATCACATTAATGCACCCAGTGAATGATCTCTCCCCTCCCAGACCTACTTGTAGTGGACACCAGTGCCACCTGCTCAGATTCCCTCGCATTCCTTTTACCCCAGTGACTTCTTCTGAGATTTTTCTTCAGAGGATGCCCACCAGTTACAGGACCTGAAAATACCTGAAAGTTTACACCCCTGGATGGCCGTCTGCCATGACTGACTATGGAGGGGTATGGAAACCCACATCCCGAGCTGTGTGTCAGAGCCGGGACTCATCCCCCTGAGCTCCCCTCCGGGTTTAGGCTGAGGCCTCCCTCGTGGAATTTTACCTGAGGTCGCCCCTTGCTCAGCCTCCTTCCTAGCCCTATCTTGTTTCCCCGTCTCCTGGTAAGTTAATTACACACAAATCCTCATCCCAGCGTCTGCGTCAACAAACGGCATTCCCAGCCAGCTGGTCATCCACACCCTCCCATCCAAGAGCAGATCCTGCTGGTTCAGCCACAAAACAAAGCCCCAATCTCACTCATTCTTACCACTACACTGTCCCCACTGGTCCACCTCCCACCTGGATGCCAGATTCAGCTCctccctggtctccctgcttcccctcctgCCAACAGTCTGATCTCCACACTTCAGATGGAGTGAACTCCTAATGAACACATCAGATATGTCCCTTCCTTGCTGGAAACCCTCCCACGGCTCCCATCAGCCAGAGAATAAAATCCACCTACCTTACCATGGTCCAGAAGGCCCTGTATGTTTTGCCTGCTGTTGACTTCCCTGCCCGCCTCGCCCAATGGCCTCCTGGCTTATTCCTTGGACACTCTCAGCACTATACAAAAGAACTTTCTGAGATGATGGAAAGATTCCATAATCTgtactgtccagtatggtagccagtaaccacatgtggctacggagcatttgaaatgtgactaATGTGACTCAgaaatcaaattttaattttacctaattttaattaatttaaatacccATAAATACTATAACCAGCAGCTACTGTGTTGCAGCACAGTGCTGAACACTTTGCCACCtaagggcctttgcacctgcttttCCTGCCACTGACACACCCTCCCCCCACTGGCTTCTTTTCATCCTTcatgtctcagctcaaatgtcacctcctggggaaggccttccctgatcaccaAGCTTAATCAGATGTCCCTTTCACCTCATTCTGAACCTCAGCACCTTGTTCGTTTCTCTCATACTTAAATTCTCATTCTTTATTAGGTTACATGTTTAGAGAAAAAAAACCTATAGCTTGGCTTGGTGAGGGCAAGggcttctctgagcctgtttcctcatttgtaaaaatgggaatgataacagTGTCCACCTCGAGTTTTCTAGAGAGATGGACCCTGGCTATTGCCCAGCACAGTGGTTGGCAAGAAGGAGAACCCTGGTGTGTCTGGGAGTCAAGGGAGGCTGTGCATGAATCTGTCCAGCCTGGGTCTGTCCAGCTCACTGCTGTGCCCTGAGTGGGGCAGGTCCGAGCCTGCCACCTCCAAACTCCATGTCCTCTTACCCTCTTAGGCTTCCTGGTTTTGAATTGGGCGTAGTAATACCTTACACCTCACAGTGTTGTTACGAAGGAGGTGGAATTCAATGTACTTGAGCCctctaaataattaactaaaaataAGGCACACAGTAAAATAACTAAAACTTCTATGACTCAAAAAtagtggggccagcccaatggcgcaCGTGTTAAGCgctcacgctccgcttcagcagccggggttctcaggttcagaccctgggtgcgcacagaggcaccgcttgtggagccatgctgtggcggcgtcccatataaaaagcagaggaagatgggcacagatgctagcccagggccaatcttcctgaagaaaaaaggggaggattggcaatggatgttagctcagggctgatcttcctcacacacacaaaaaaagtttgtgGCATTTTGTAATTTGTAACTacgtgatttacaaatatttgataAGTCATTGTAAACATACACAAATGGGTAAACATATAGGAAGCAATACACCCAGCGATTGCCACGCCCCAGGCGTTCTTCCAATGCATTACAAATATCGGATTACCGatttctcacaacaatcctatgggGGGGCGGGAGGGAGACTGTTATACTCCCCATTttaagatgacaaaactgaggcaccaagacTTTCTAAAGGTTTCAAAACTAGTCAGCGGCCAAGCCAGGATTCGATGGCAGTTCAATCACAGCCCCGCACGCTCCCTCCGCGCCTTTGCCCCTTCCCGCCCTCTGTCAGGTCGCGAGTTCCTGGCCCCTCCGTCCCTGTCGGGGCCCCGCACCACCTTTCTTCCCCTTGAGCTGCATCTCCGGTTCCTCCATAGCGACACCGTCCCTATTCCGAGGACCGGAACCagaagtctggggtggggaaggCTGCCTAAACCTTCCCCTGCAAAACCGGACCCTGCACTGCCTCAGTTCCGGTAACCAGTTGGCTTGCCCTCCCCGCTGCTACAGAAGAAGAGACGTGAGTGAGTGGGGGAGGAGCCACACCAAGAGGCgggtgaggaggaggcagagacccCCTGAAGCTCCAGGAGGGACACCTAGGCGGGGTAGGGGTAAGGGCGCCCTCGTTTCCCGAACCCCCTTTCCCGGGAGCAGACGAAATGGGGAACACTCCACACAGTGCCCCATTCGGGCCATACAGACGCCCTTCTTGTACCCTCCTTCTGCCACCAAATTCCTGCACATGCTCATGAGCCCCCAAGACTGTAGAGGGGACATTGTTATCGGCGGGGGCGGGAATAGTGTCACCCCTTTAAATCCCAAACGCCCCGCCTGCGTCCCTCCCGCTTCCGGACTGGAGAAGGCCCCGCCCATCCGCCCGAAGGTGGAGCTGATTGGCTCCCCCTGGAAAGACCTGTGGGCGGAGCTGAGGGTGTGGGAGGACAGTGGCAGTGAAATCCTCCGAGGTCCCGCCCACCCCTCTCGATCCGGTGGGGCTCCCTTCTGAGCTGTGCGGACAAGAACGCGCAGGCGCAACTGCATTGCTCGGGCCCCAGCGGAAACCATGCCCCTTCTCCAAAACTTAAGGGGCCAGAAGCAGTGCTTAGTGCTCAGGCTCTTCCGCacttttggggggtgggggtgcgcAGGCGCAGTGGGGGAGCTCTTGGGTGGGGGTAGCGGTTGCGTATGAGGTTGGTCTCTGTCCCGGCAGAAAAAGACGAGGCGCTGCGGGTCCAGGCTCCAGCTTGCTCTCCCATACATCAGTTGGAGGAGTAAAGTTCGTGAATTGGTCCCCCAAGTTTTGGGGGACCCGGGCTTGCTGCGCGGAGTGACAGAGGCGGCTCCTGGGAAGTGAGTGGACCTCCTGGATCCGTTTGGGAGGGGCGGATGGGATGGGACCAGTCACATCTTTGTTGAGCCGTCACTCATCCTGGGGACCCTCCACGAAAAAAAATAACTACAGAGAACATTTACCAAGCTCTGCCCGTGTATCAGGCCCCCTGATCAGCTATTTACAGACATGATTTCTTTTAGACCTCATTTCCCCGTTttattaatgaggaaactgagtctcagagtaGTTAAGTCATGTGTCCAAGTCCTCACAGCCTATAAGTGGATGGATTCGAACCTGCTAGCTGCCCCCGGGGCCGGGGCTTTTAGGCCCTGTATGTTATATGTGCCCTGGTAGTGAAGAGGAGTGGGCCTTAAAAGCAGTTGGACTCTGGTTTAATTTCCCCGGCTGAGGCGGTTTACCCACCCTCACTGTGCAAGGCCAGGTAGGCAATCGGTGCCTACTTAATAAGAGCTGTTGATAATTATTGCTATCTCTCCCCTTTTGACGTTTCCCCCCAGCTTCCCCCATGGAGCCCACCCAGCCTGCAGAGGACCTCAGCCTGACCCAGCAGCCCCCCACGCCAGAATTTGGGGACCCTGAAGACCCTGGGGATGAGGCCCCCGACGGCTCAGACACTGTAGTCCTCAGTCTCTTCCCCTGCACCCCGGAGCCTGGGAATCCTGAACCCGATGCTGGCGCCTCCTCCCCTCAGGGTAGGATACTGTCCTTGGACTCCAGCCTCTGGGATGTGCAGGTGGTGGACTGTCAGGCCCAAGATGGGACTTCTGTCTTGATGGCCCACTGCCTAGTCCCTGTCTTCCCTCTCCACCCAGTGAGGcgttgcttatttgtttttttttttttattattgtggtaaaatcCACATAACATAAATGTTACCATTTTAACCAGAATtgcatacaattcagtggcagtaagtacattcacaatgttgtgtaactcCCACCTCTATCTATAGTTCAAGAATATTTCGTCACCCCCAAAAAggaaatcccatacccattaagcagtcacttctCATCCCCTTCTCCCCTAAGTCCCTGGCAACCatgaatctgttttctgtctctgtggatttgcctgttctggacgtttcatatacatggaatcacacactatatggccttttgtgtctggcttctcttacTCAGCACGTGGTTTTTGAGGTGCATCCACATTGTAAcatgtcagtgcttcattccttttcatggctgagtactAGTCCACTTTGTGGATGGaccgcattttgtttattcattcatccattgatagacacttgggttattCCCCTTTGGGCGACTGTgactagtgctgctgtgaacacttgTGTACGAGTTTTCATCTGAACACCTGATTTCAACTCTTggggtagatacctaggagtggaatttctgggtcagttggtaattctgtgtttaacttattGTGGGTCTGAGGATTTCTTTTGACTGGAGTCGTTGACTGTGTCTAATTCCGTCctccctgctgttccctctgtgtaGAATGCTCTTCCCACACCTCTTCCCAGGGCTGGTTTCTTCAACTAGCTGAGCTCGGTTAGTGTCACCTCCTCGGAGCAGACCTCCCTGACCACCTTGTCTAAATGGAGTCACTGCCTGCCCTCCCTTCTTGCCACCTCCTCCTAcctgcttttcctttctcttgaacATTGTTTCAGCTTGAGCTTTCGTTCTGTTTGTCTGTTTCTGTCTGACTCCCTCACTTGTCCATGggccccttgagggcagggacttggtcTCATTTGCCCAGGAGATCGCCAGGCACGGAGGAGAAATGCACACCCTGGGTATCTGGGAGAGTGGAATGAGTGGATGGTGGGGTCAGGCACTGTCTTTGGCAGCTCGAAGCCCCCAGGTTCTGGCCTGAAGCCCCAGAGACATAtgctgggggaaactgaggcctttcctctctctcagcaGGCAGCTCCCTGAAGCACTCCACGACCCTCACCAACCGGCAGAGGGGGAACGAGGTCTCAGCCCTGCCAGCCACCCTGGACTGTGAGTGGGCCCCTGGTCCCCAAGGGGAGAAGGGGTGGTGGAGTGGCAGGGGCTGAGAGGAGCAACTTCGGACAGGGggtaaaccgaggcacagagcgCAGGGAGGGGTGAGTGGGTGAGGACCTACCTCTCTCTGGCCCCCAGCCCTGTCCATCCACCAGCTCGCAGCCCAGGGGGAGCTGAGCCAGCTGAAGGAGCATCTGAGGAAAGGTGTGTCCACACGCGTGCGCTGGCGTGTCCCTGCCTGTCTGAccacgcatgtgtgtgtgcatgtaggtGCTGACATGACCTGTCTCCACATGTGTTGGAGCATGTCCATGTGTGTGCATCTACGTGTGCACTTCCCCCCATGTTTGACCCCAGCCACCCACCCTGTCCCACTCCCACAGCCTTGGGGAGAGTGGGCAAGGGTCAGTCCAGTGGTATCACCCCCCCTCCTGCCAGGTGACAACCTCATCAACAAGCCGGACGAGCGCGGCTTCACTCCCCTCATCTGGGCCTCGGCCTTTGGAGAAATCGAGACTGTCCGCTTCTTGCTCGAGTGGGTGCGTCCCAGCCCAGCTGGGGGCTTCCCAGGGACTTGGGCGGGCCGGGGTCTCGGCTGAGTCTGCTGGTGCTATGTCTGTAAGATGGGGCTGCCGTGGGGACACCAGGATGCCAGGCAATGCCCTCACCCCTCCCATCACCACTTCCTCTGCCCTCCCTTCTGTCGCTGCCCCTTCTGTTCTCCCCAGGGTGCCGATCCCCACATCCTGGCCAAGGAGCGGGAGAGCGCGCTGTCACTGGCCAGCACAGGTGGCTACACGGACATCGTGGGGCTGCTACTTGAGCGTGATGTGGACATCAACATCTACGACTGGGTGAGGTGccaccccccactgccctggGCACCTTGCAGGGTACCAGGGTTGCTCTGGGGTGCTGAGAATGCAAGACAGACCCATCCCCAAGCCTCACAGAGCTCCCAGTTTTGGGCGGGGAGCCAACACATAAACAGTCAGCTGAGATGTAGTGAATAACACTGTGATGGCAGGCGCACAGGCAGCTGCAAGAGCCCAGAGGCAGCCTGCACAACCAAAGGAGGTCAGGGAGGGCTTTCTGGAAGAAGGAGTATCTAAGCTGAGACCCAAAGGAGGAGTTAGATGGGCAGGTGATGAGCAGGAGAAGGAACGACATTAAATTGGAGGGTGCAGGGTGTTGTGAGAGGCTGGAAAAGATAGTGTTGgttgcccctgcccctgcccctgacaGAATGGAGGGACGCCACTGCTGTACGCCGTGCGTGGGAACCATGTAAAGTGCGTCGAGGCCTTGCTGGGTGAGTGGGAGTAGAGGCTGGCCCTGCAGGTGTCCTGAGGGCCCGGGAGGGGTCCAAGCTCTGTGTGAACAGCTCTTGGATAGATGGTCACTGTCTGCTTTTCTCAGAGGATTGATGTGGGGACAGGAGGTGGGAGGACAGCACGGGGGTCTGGCTGACTGGTTCAAGCACTCCTCAGGGACCCTGGACGTGGGGATTCTATTGGCCACGTTCTTCGGAGAGCTCAGGCTCTGTCCAAGACCACACAGACAACTGGCAGATGTGTGGCTGCATCGCTGGGGGGCGGTCACTGGGCCTCCTGAATCCCCGTACCCCCTCTAGGCTCCCAGCCCTCCTGTAGCACCTGCTTTGTTTTGCAGCCCGAGGAGCTGATCTCACCACAGAGGCCGACTCCGGCTACACCCCAATGGACCTCGCTGTGGCCCTGGGATACCGGAAAGGTCGGCCTGAGACACATGGGGCCGTGAcagggggctggaggcagggtgACCACAGAGGGACATCTCTGTCACGGGACATCCCCCTCGGATGTCATATGCTGGCAGAGAGAATGTTTGTGTTAGCAGATGTCGAGTGCCACTATGTACCTGGCCTGGGCGTGTCCCAGTCTCAGCTCTCAGGGCTCCCCAGGGTTTGGGGGCAGGAGGCCCAAAGCAGCCCTGGCCTAGCCCCAGGATGGGTggaggtcagggagggcttcctggggtCCCAGGGGAGGGAGGACAGTCTAGGCTAGAGGAACAGTGCACTCGGAGGCCTGGCAGGGTGAGGACGCTgagagagaggggcagggccACAGCCTCTCCGTGGCAGGAGCTGCGTGTGATCAGGGCCCATAGGCAGACCCCAGTTTGATTCTCCACTTCCCCCTTCAGCTTCCCCATCCATAAAAAGGGGATATCCTAACAGACCTGACCCCCTGGGGTCGTGGGGGGATTGAGGGCTTGGGAAATTTTCCCCCTCCCTTCAGTGAGTTTTATTCCATTTGGGACAGAAATCATTCCTCACAGCCCCTCTTATCTTTTCATAAAAATCACAATTCACCAATTGTGTTTGGTAAGGAATATTTTTATGCCTCTGAAAAACCTCCAAAAACGCGTTTTTTATAAACTTAGGGGAAGTTGAGGTTCCTGGGCTGGGGGCCTCCGTCTTCCCAGCTGTGCTCTGGGAGGGGCGTGGATTTCCTCGTGTGTGAAGTGAGTCCTCCATCCAGGTCCCAAGGCTGGGAGGCCCCAGTTCACCCCCCAGGGGAGGGTCCAGGTCAGCCTATGCCTCCACAGCCCCCAGTCAGTCCCTGGCCCACCTTCTTGTCCTGTTTCCAGTGCAGCAGGCGATCGAGAACCACATCCTTAAACTCTTCCAGAGCAACCTGGTGCCCGCCGATCCCGAGTGAGGGCCGCCTGCAGGGGACTCAGACACTCAGGGAACAAAACGGTCGACCCAGAGCTGGGGGAACCCAGAACTGGCTTCAAAGGCAGCTCCTGGACAGACGGTGGGAGGGGGCCCTCCCCAAGAGGAGCCAATAAACCTTCTGTGCAGAACTTGAAGGGCTTTGCTGTGCTTCCccaagggcttcctggaggaggtggtggccCAGTGGGCTCATACCTTCTCCCCCAGTACCCGCAGGTGGTAGATGACCACACGGCCAAAAAAGTCAGTAGCATTCTCAAACGTCACCTTCAGCCGGTCCACCTCAGCAGCCGGCACAGGGAAGGTGTGAGCGCGGGCAGTCAAGGGAAACAGGTGGCTTGTCGTTTCCTACCTACCAGCCCTCACCCAGTCCCAGTCCAGACACTACCAATGTGCTGGCCGGCCCAGCATGGTGTGGGCCCCTCTGAGGCTCTCACACAGAACAGGTTATCATCagcgcattttacagatgaagcagtGGAAACCTAGAGGCCACTTGCTCAAGGTGATATGCCAGGGCCCACAGCTTTCAGAGGCACAGACCACCCCACCCCAGAGGCTGGGGCAGGATATCTGAAGTGAGTTGTTGTCCTCCGGGTAGAAGTCCACAATCTTGCTGAGAGCCTCACTCCCTTGGGAACCTGCAGTGGAAAAACGGGCAGACTGTGAGGCCAGGGtgccgcccccaaagccccatcttCCAGGCCCTTCCAGTACCTTCCAGGCAGCCCCGGCGACTGGAGAAGCCCCCCTGGAACTGGATCTGCAGCTGGGAGACACGGACTCGCTGGGGAAACTCCAGTATCACCCACTGGGAGGGGCCCTGGAAGcagataggaaactgaggccacagGTCACTCCAGGCTAAGAGCCCTGCTATACCTGTCTCTCTCATTCACACAGTCAACTGGCACAGTTAGCGCACGTTCTCTCCTTGGCCAACCCAACTGTGCCCAGCTGAGGTGCCCCAAAGTTCTCAAGGCACCCTGGACCCCTAGATCTGATTCGCACGACGGGGGGAGAGTCTAGGGAGAGGTGCCTCACCTGGTCCGAGTTCCAGCATGTCTCCTCGTCCTGGTCGAACAGGTGCTTCTTTCCAAACTGCCGCGTGTTGCGATTCAGCACCGAACTCACCCTGGTGGCACCAGAATCAGGGCGAGGAGAGGGGCTGAGCCCAGCGCCGAGGACCcgcccaccaccagctccacccACCCCGGGTTCTGTCCGCCAGAGGCTCAACCCCAGGCTGCGAGCCCCGCCCGCCACTGCCCGGCCCCGCCAGGCTCTCACCTGCTCAGCGTCTCTGGACAAACCAAAGAGTGGGTCATCTTGGCTCCACAAGGCCTCGAAGGTCTGAGTTGGGATccgcccgggttcaaatcccggcggCACCGCAGCCACAGCGGCGCGACCTTATCCACGCCTGAGTCTGCTCGTCCTCACCTAGAACACGGGGCAGGAACCATCAGCGCCCCGCCACTCCAGTCCTGAATGTC
The Diceros bicornis minor isolate mBicDic1 chromosome 20, mDicBic1.mat.cur, whole genome shotgun sequence genome window above contains:
- the RFXANK gene encoding DNA-binding protein RFXANK isoform X5, giving the protein MEPTQPAEDLSLTQQPPTPEFGDPEDPGDEAPDGSDTVVLSLFPCTPEPGNPEPDAGASSPQGSSLKHSTTLTNRQRGNEVSALPATLDSLSIHQLAAQGELSQLKEHLRKGDNLINKPDERGFTPLIWASAFGEIETVRFLLEWGADPHILAKERESALSLASTGGYTDIVGLLLERDVDINIYDWNGGTPLLYAVRGNHVKCVEALLARGADLTTEADSGYTPMDLAVALGYRKGRPETHGAVTGGWRQGDHRGTSLSRDIPLGCHMLAERMFVLADVECHYVPGLGVSQSQLSGLPRVWGQEAQSSPGLAPGWVEVREGFLGSQGREDSLG
- the RFXANK gene encoding DNA-binding protein RFXANK isoform X7; translation: MEPTQPAEDLSLTQQPPTPEFGDPEDPGDEAPDGSDTVVLSLFPCTPEPGNPEPDAGASSPQAGSSLKHSTTLTNRQRGNEVSALPATLDSLSIHQLAAQGELSQLKEHLRKGDNLINKPDERGFTPLIWASAFGEIETVRFLLEWGADPHILAKERESALSLASTGGYTDIVGLLLERDVDINIYDWNGGTPLLYAVRGNHVKCVEALLARGADLTTEADSGYTPMDLAVALGYRKVQQAIENHILKLFQSNLVPADPE
- the RFXANK gene encoding DNA-binding protein RFXANK isoform X8 is translated as MEPTQPAEDLSLTQQPPTPEFGDPEDPGDEAPDGSDTVVLSLFPCTPEPGNPEPDAGASSPQGSSLKHSTTLTNRQRGNEVSALPATLDSLSIHQLAAQGELSQLKEHLRKGDNLINKPDERGFTPLIWASAFGEIETVRFLLEWGADPHILAKERESALSLASTGGYTDIVGLLLERDVDINIYDWNGGTPLLYAVRGNHVKCVEALLARGADLTTEADSGYTPMDLAVALGYRKVQQAIENHILKLFQSNLVPADPE
- the RFXANK gene encoding DNA-binding protein RFXANK isoform X1 → MEPTQPAEDLSLTQQPPTPEFGDPEDPGDEAPDGSDTVVLSLFPCTPEPGNPEPDAGASSPQAGSSLKHSTTLTNRQRGNEVSALPATLDSLSIHQLAAQGELSQLKEHLRKGVSTRVRWRVPACLTTHVCVHVGADMTCLHMCWSMSMCVHLRVHFPPCLTPATHPVPLPQPWGEWARVSPVVSPPLLPGDNLINKPDERGFTPLIWASAFGEIETVRFLLEWGADPHILAKERESALSLASTGGYTDIVGLLLERDVDINIYDWNGGTPLLYAVRGNHVKCVEALLARGADLTTEADSGYTPMDLAVALGYRKGRPETHGAVTGGWRQGDHRGTSLSRDIPLGCHMLAERMFVLADVECHYVPGLGVSQSQLSGLPRVWGQEAQSSPGLAPGWVEVREGFLGSQGREDSLG
- the RFXANK gene encoding DNA-binding protein RFXANK isoform X4 — its product is MEPTQPAEDLSLTQQPPTPEFGDPEDPGDEAPDGSDTVVLSLFPCTPEPGNPEPDAGASSPQAGSSLKHSTTLTNRQRGNEVSALPATLDSLSIHQLAAQGELSQLKEHLRKGDNLINKPDERGFTPLIWASAFGEIETVRFLLEWGADPHILAKERESALSLASTGGYTDIVGLLLERDVDINIYDWNGGTPLLYAVRGNHVKCVEALLARGADLTTEADSGYTPMDLAVALGYRKGRPETHGAVTGGWRQGDHRGTSLSRDIPLGCHMLAERMFVLADVECHYVPGLGVSQSQLSGLPRVWGQEAQSSPGLAPGWVEVREGFLGSQGREDSLG
- the RFXANK gene encoding DNA-binding protein RFXANK isoform X6 — protein: MEPTQPAEDLSLTQQPPTPEFGDPEDPGDEAPDGSDTVVLSLFPCTPEPGNPEPDAGASSPQAGSSLKHSTTLTNRQRGNEVSALPATLDSLSIHQLAAQGELSQLKEHLRKGVSTRVRWRVPACLTTHVCVHVGADMTCLHMCWSMSMCVHLRVHFPPCLTPATHPVPLPQPWGEWARVSPVVSPPLLPGDNLINKPDERGFTPLIWASAFGEIETVRFLLEWGADPHILAKERESALSLASTGGYTDIVGLLLERDVDINIYDWNGGTPLLYAVRGNHVKCVEALLARGADLTTEADSGYTPMDLAVALGYRKAGDREPHP
- the RFXANK gene encoding DNA-binding protein RFXANK isoform X3, coding for MEPTQPAEDLSLTQQPPTPEFGDPEDPGDEAPDGSDTVVLSLFPCTPEPGNPEPDAGASSPQAGSSLKHSTTLTNRQRGNEVSALPATLDSLSIHQLAAQGELSQLKEHLRKGVSTRVRWRVPACLTTHVCVHVGADMTCLHMCWSMSMCVHLRVHFPPCLTPATHPVPLPQPWGEWARVSPVVSPPLLPGDNLINKPDERGFTPLIWASAFGEIETVRFLLEWGADPHILAKERESALSLASTGGYTDIVGLLLERDVDINIYDWNGGTPLLYAVRGNHVKCVEALLARGADLTTEADSGYTPMDLAVALGYRKVQQAIENHILKLFQSNLVPADPE
- the RFXANK gene encoding DNA-binding protein RFXANK isoform X2, with amino-acid sequence MEPTQPAEDLSLTQQPPTPEFGDPEDPGDEAPDGSDTVVLSLFPCTPEPGNPEPDAGASSPQGSSLKHSTTLTNRQRGNEVSALPATLDSLSIHQLAAQGELSQLKEHLRKGVSTRVRWRVPACLTTHVCVHVGADMTCLHMCWSMSMCVHLRVHFPPCLTPATHPVPLPQPWGEWARVSPVVSPPLLPGDNLINKPDERGFTPLIWASAFGEIETVRFLLEWGADPHILAKERESALSLASTGGYTDIVGLLLERDVDINIYDWNGGTPLLYAVRGNHVKCVEALLARGADLTTEADSGYTPMDLAVALGYRKGRPETHGAVTGGWRQGDHRGTSLSRDIPLGCHMLAERMFVLADVECHYVPGLGVSQSQLSGLPRVWGQEAQSSPGLAPGWVEVREGFLGSQGREDSLG
- the NR2C2AP gene encoding nuclear receptor 2C2-associated protein isoform X2, whose amino-acid sequence is MTHSLVCPETLSRVSSVLNRNTRQFGKKHLFDQDEETCWNSDQGPSQWVILEFPQRVRVSQLQIQFQGGFSSRRGCLEGSQGSEALSKIVDFYPEDNNSLQLPCAGC
- the NR2C2AP gene encoding nuclear receptor 2C2-associated protein isoform X1, which produces MTHSLVCPETLSRVSSVLNRNTRQFGKKHLFDQDEETCWNSDQGPSQWVILEFPQRVRVSQLQIQFQGGFSSRRGCLEGSQGSEALSKIVDFYPEDNNSLQISCPSLWGGVVCASESCGPWHITLSKWPLGFHCFICKMR